The following proteins are co-located in the Helicoverpa armigera isolate CAAS_96S chromosome 23, ASM3070526v1, whole genome shotgun sequence genome:
- the LOC126056461 gene encoding uncharacterized protein LOC126056461 — translation MDRCMNCTIALGRSNSIGRKVLEDEAILTVIRQWRASQPVTSENVVCQACWDLAQDVVLGRRAIDAPTQVGHSSVCLRCGRSLLARRFNHLLRNDSARESAIYNVIREWILPQTVDEASRICHSCWILADRAAVHMSTGPSTSSQSNPPPAQSSVGVSVGQLDENHDNILHEPENVSIQPEQNQGNDDVHEPSVELHSPSAPIVEPVQQHPEPTIVLPDYMRAVETERRCFIEGCQRTERYRVPLATRKMLLNEHKYYVPQNNRLCDIHLVIEAWDFLDSLRSNYLQTFTARHIQDMFTLKETPKERFLNFENIDNMDDHVVHTWIGFTKVQFRQLFDEVPQLIEIRNSSSVLAAYLIKLRSGDSNERLATLFKTSKKTLAKWLCQARDILTEHFVPRHLGLEHITREQIKERNLAIPSALFEGDSRPIAIFDGTYCYIEKSSNYLYQKKTYSLHKYRNLTKPFLMVCTDGYIIDVLGPYPATTSDSDIMRHEF, via the exons ATGGATCGCTGTATGAATTGTACGATTGCGCTTGGTCGCAGTAATTCTATTGGAAGAAAAGTCTTGGAGGATGAGGCGATTTTAACAGTTATTCGTCAGTGGCGTGCATCTCAGCCT GTAACCAGTGAGAACGTTGTATGCCAAGCATGTTGGGACTTGGCCCAAGATGTGGTTCTTGGAAGACGTGCGATTGATGCACCAACCCAAGTTGGCCATTCAAGCGTATGTCTCCGCTGTGGTCGTTCACTCTTAGCCCGGCGGTTCAACCACCTTCTTCGTAATGATTCTGCTCGTGAATCTGCGATATATAATGTGATTAGAGAGTGGATTCTACCACAAACG gtGGACGAGGCAAGTCGTATATGCCATTCCTGTTGGATATTAGCAGACAGAGCTGCTGTTCATATGAGTACAGGTCCTTCGACTTCCTCACAAAGTAACCCACCGCCAGCCCAATCATCAGTTGGTGTTTCTGTTGGACAATTGGATGAAAATCATGACAACATTCTACACGAACCTGAGAATGTTTCCATTCAACCAGAACAAAACCAAGGTAATGATGATGTGCATGAACCCTCAGTGGAACTACATTCACCAAGTGCCCCAATTGTGGAACCAGTACAACAGCACCCTGAACCAACAATTGTATTGCCAGATTATATGCGGGCAGTTGAAACAGAGCGACGGTGCTTCATAGAAGGTTGCCAGAGAACTGAACGATATAGAGTTCCTCTAGCAACGAGAAAAATGTTGCTTAATgagcataaatattatgtaccacAAAATAATCGACTTTGTGATATACATTTAGTAATTGAGGCATGGGACTTCCTTGATAGTTTAAGgagtaattatttacaaacatttactgCAAGACATATCCAAGATATGTTTACACTAAAAGAAACCCCAAAAGAAaggtttttgaattttgaaaatattgataatatgGACGACCATGTTGTGCATACCTGGATCGGGTTTACTAAAGTTCAGTTCCGTCAATTATTTGATGAGGTTCCACAATTGATAGAAATTCGTAATAGTTCTTCAGTTTTAGCAGCCTATCTTATCAAATTAAGAAGTGGGGACTCAAATGAAAGATtagcaacattatttaaaacatctaaGAAAACTTTAGCCAAGTGGCTGTGTCAAGCCCGTGACATATTAACTGAACATTTTGTGCCTCGGCACTTAGGTTTAGAACACATCACTAgagaacaaataaaagaaaggaACTTAGCCATTCCTAGTGCTTTATTTGAAGGAGATTCTAGGCCCATCGCTATATTTGATGGAACTTACTGTTATATTGAAAAAAGctctaattatttatatcaaaaaaaaacatacagttTGCATAAATATAGGAACTTAACCAAACCTTTTTTAATGGTGTGCACAGATGGTTACATCATTGATGTTTTGGGCCCCTATCCAGCTACCACGTCAGACTCAGATATAATGAGACATGAATTTTAA